In Nicotiana tabacum cultivar K326 chromosome 17, ASM71507v2, whole genome shotgun sequence, one DNA window encodes the following:
- the LOC107783782 gene encoding mannosyl-oligosaccharide 1,2-alpha-mannosidase MNS3: MSNSLPYSVKDVHYDNAKFRQRSVSQVISQVLLTSNGKRDYLKCSTGKFLVLLMIGGLAYLILAHKSDVHPVSDGVAKNDGSKEGENIMTHGSGKFRRFWRKPPRLPPRLSPDEISSRNRSIQESTKRAEPEWIARQQKVKEAFIHAWSGYKSYAMGFDELMPLSHRGVDGLGGLGATVIDALDTAMIMGADEVVYEAGSWIEKHLTEKIEGKGQVNLFETTIRVLGGLLSAYHLSGGNQGGIPGHKGPKPSIYLENARNLADRLLTAFTTSPSDIPYSDVVLREKSAHPAPDGLSSTAEVATLQLEFNYLSYLTGDAKYSIEAMKVLQHIKTLPKVEGLVPIYISPQSGDFSGDNIRLGSRGDSYYEYLIKVWLQQRGTNCSYLYDMYVEAIKGVRHLLVRKSVPNGLLFVGELPYGREGGFSPKMDHLVCFLPGTLALGATKGFTKERAMKENLLTFEDMENLKLAEDLAKTCVEIYSVTFTGLAPEIAYFNIEGNSEGGPGGGNKSSKYLNDIIIKPADRHNLLRPETVESLFVLYRITGDSKYREWGWQIFEAFEKYTKVDSGGYTSLDDVTVLPPRRRDKMETFFLGETLKYLYLLFGNSTTIPLDEYVFNTEAHPIPIISRSQ; encoded by the exons ATGTCGAATTCATTGCCTTACTCGGTGAAAGATGTGCATTATGATAACGCCAAGTTCCGCCAACGATCCGTATCTCAG GTAATTTCTCAGGTTCTATTAACCAGTAATGGAAAACGTGATTATTTAAAATGTAGCACTGGGAAATTTCTTGTGTTACTGATGATTGGTGGTTTAGCATATCTAATACTGGCTCATAAAAGTGATGTCCATCCTGTATCTGATGGTGTAGCAAAAAATGATGGATCTAAGGAAGGAGAAAATATCATGACTCATGGAAGCGGCAAATTCAGGAGATTTTGGAGAAAACCACCTAGACTTCCACCTCGGTTATCTCCCGATGAAATAAGTAGTAGGAATAGATCTATTCAAGAGTCTACGAAAAGAGCTGAACCTGAATGGATAGCAAGACAACAGAAGGTTAAAGAGGCATTTATCCATGCCTGGTCTGGCTACAAATCCTATGCCATGGGTTTTGATGAACTTATGCCCTTGAGCCATAGAGGGGTTGACGGTTTAGGAGGTTTGGGAGCTACAGTTATCGATGCTTTAGACACGGCTATGATTATGGGAGCTGATGAGGTCGTATATGAAGCAGGCTCGTGGATTGAGAAACATCTTACTGAGAAGATTGAAGGGAAAGGCCAAGTTAATCTCTTTGAAACTACAATACGAGTTCTAGGGGGTCTTTTGAGTGCTTATCACTTAAGTGGTGGGAATCAAGGGGGAATTCCAGGACACAAGGGGCCTAAACCATCTATTTACCTGGAAAATGCTAGGAACTTGGCTGATCGTCTACTTACTGCTTTTACAACAAGTCCCTCCGATATTCCATACAGTGATGTTGTCCTGCGTGAAAAGTCTGCACATCCTGCCCCTGATGGTCTGAGTAGCACTGCTGAAGTTGCAACTCTACAGCTTGAATTCAATTATCTTAGTTATCTAACAGGTGATGCGAAGTATAGCATAGAAGCCATGAAGGTTCTACAACATATAAAGACTTTGCCAAAGGTGGAGGGACTGGTCCCTATATACATAAG CCCTCAATCTGGAGACTTTAGTGGAGACAATATTAGACTTGGATCTCGTGGTGATAGCTACTATGAGTATCTTATTAAAGTGTGGCTTCAGCAGCGAGGAACTAACTGTTCATACTTGTACGATATGTATGTCGAAGCAATTAAAGGTGTCAGGCACCTTCTTGTACGCAAATCTGTTCCAAACGGCTTGCTCTTTGTGGGAGAATTGCCTTATGGGCGAGAAGGTGGTTTCAGTCCAAAGATGGATCACCTG GTGTGTTTCCTTCCCGGTACCCTGGCCCTTGGCGCTACAAAGGGGTTCACAAAGGAAAGGGCTATGAAAGAGAACTTGCTCACTTTTGAAGATATGGAAAACCTAAAGCTTGCTGAAGATCTGGCTAAGACATGCGTGGAAATATACTCAGTAACCTTTACTGGCCTTGCTCCAGAAATAGCTTATTTCAATATTGAG GGAAATTCTGAAGGTGGCCCTGGTGGTGGAAACAAAAGTTCGAAATATTTGAATGACATAATCATAAAGCCTGCCGATCGTCACAATCTTTTGCGTCCCGAAACCGTTGAATCATTGTTTGTACTCTATCGTATTACTGGCGATTCAAA GTATCGTGAATGGGGGTGGCAAATTTTTGAGGCATTTGAGAAGTACACAAAAGTCGATTCTGGAGGTTACACTTCTCTTGACGATGTCACTGTGCTTCCTCCACGAAGAAGAGACAAGATGGAGACATTTTTCTTGGGTGAAACACTCAAATACCTCTATTTGCTGTTTGGTAATAGCACCACAATCCCGTTGGATGAGTATGTATTCAACACAGAAGCTCATCCTATCCCAATAATTTCTAGAAGTCAGTGA